A single Calidifontibacter indicus DNA region contains:
- the kdpC gene encoding potassium-transporting ATPase subunit KdpC — protein MTVTRQALAAVRALLVLTLLLGLAYPLAVTAAARALPGRADGSLVTSQGRVVGSSLIGQQFTGAQWFQPRPSAFDYAGGTSGGTNYAQANPDQRALVAKRAATLRAQNPDAKGPVPADALTASASGLDPDISPSYASWQVPRVAAARALPRATVEALVRANTSSAGYLGQPRVNVLELNLALQRAVAQR, from the coding sequence ATGACCGTCACCCGCCAGGCGCTCGCCGCCGTCCGCGCCCTGTTGGTGCTCACGCTGCTGCTCGGCCTCGCCTACCCGCTCGCCGTCACCGCCGCCGCACGGGCGCTGCCGGGGCGCGCCGACGGCTCGCTCGTCACCTCCCAGGGGCGGGTGGTCGGGTCGAGCCTGATCGGCCAGCAGTTCACCGGGGCGCAGTGGTTCCAGCCGCGTCCGTCGGCGTTCGACTACGCCGGCGGCACCAGCGGCGGCACCAACTACGCCCAGGCGAATCCCGACCAGCGGGCGCTGGTGGCCAAGCGGGCCGCCACCCTGCGCGCACAGAACCCGGACGCGAAGGGGCCGGTGCCCGCCGACGCACTCACCGCGTCGGCCAGCGGACTCGACCCTGACATCTCGCCGTCGTACGCGTCGTGGCAGGTGCCGCGGGTGGCCGCCGCCCGGGCCTTGCCGCGCGCCACCGTCGAGGCACTGGTGCGGGCGAATACCAGCTCAGCCGGCTATCTCGGACAGCCGAGGGTGAACGTGCTCGAACTCAACCTCGCCCTGCAGCGCGCCGTCGCACAGCGATGA
- the kdpB gene encoding potassium-transporting ATPase subunit KdpB, with protein MNADPRLLHTAHEALPQALSKLDPRHLVRTPVIFVVWIGSVLTTVLSVLHPSVFSIAVAAWLWLTIVFANLAEAVAEGRGKAQAESLRRTRTESVAHRLVSGSADGAIEQVPGTTLRVGDRVVVEAGQVIPGDGDVVEGVASVDESAITGESAPVIRESGGDRCAVTGGTTVLSDRIVVQITSKPGETFVDRMIALVEGAQRQKTPNEIALGILLTALTLIFVLAVSMIQPMASYSGHDVSVVVLVALLVCLIPTTIGALLSAIGIAGMDRLVQHNVLAMSGRAVEAAGDVSTLLLDKTGTITYGNRRACEFVPVTGAEQAELVQAAYLSSLADETPEGRSIVELALAQGASAQTVERGITVPFTAQTRMSGVDLPDGAAVRKGAGTAVGGWLAEHGARLDDDTQATIDRIAGDGGTPLVVGCSGAHGAARALGVVHLKDVVKPGMRERFDELRHMGIRTVMITGDNPLTAASIAAEAGVDDFLAEATPEDKMRLIKAEQEGGRLVAMTGDGTNDAPALAQADVGVAMNTGTSAAKEAGNMVDLDSDPTKLIDIVGIGKQLLITRGALTTFSIANDIAKYFAIIPAMFVPIFPGLARLDVMRLHSPESAMLSAVIFNALIIVALIPLSLRGVRYRALNATALLRRNLLIYGLGGVVAPFVGIKLIDLLVGLLPGLK; from the coding sequence ATGAACGCCGATCCCCGACTCCTGCACACCGCCCACGAGGCGCTGCCGCAGGCATTGTCCAAACTCGACCCGCGTCACCTCGTGCGCACCCCGGTGATCTTCGTGGTGTGGATCGGATCGGTGCTCACCACCGTCCTGTCGGTGCTGCACCCGTCCGTCTTCTCGATCGCGGTGGCCGCCTGGCTGTGGCTCACGATCGTGTTCGCCAACCTGGCCGAGGCGGTGGCCGAGGGCCGCGGCAAGGCGCAGGCCGAGAGCCTGCGCCGCACCCGCACCGAGTCGGTGGCCCACCGGCTCGTCTCCGGCTCGGCCGACGGCGCGATCGAACAGGTGCCCGGCACCACCCTGCGGGTCGGCGACCGGGTCGTGGTCGAGGCCGGTCAGGTGATCCCGGGCGACGGCGACGTCGTCGAGGGCGTCGCCAGCGTCGACGAATCGGCGATCACCGGCGAATCTGCGCCGGTCATCAGGGAATCCGGCGGCGACCGATGCGCCGTCACCGGCGGCACGACCGTGCTGTCCGACCGCATCGTCGTGCAGATCACCAGCAAGCCGGGGGAGACCTTCGTCGACCGGATGATCGCGTTGGTCGAGGGCGCGCAGCGGCAGAAGACCCCGAACGAGATCGCCCTCGGCATCCTGCTGACCGCGCTCACGCTCATCTTCGTGCTGGCGGTGTCGATGATCCAGCCCATGGCCTCCTACTCCGGCCACGACGTGTCGGTGGTCGTGCTGGTGGCCCTCTTGGTCTGCCTCATCCCCACCACGATCGGAGCGCTGCTGTCGGCGATCGGCATCGCCGGCATGGACCGCCTCGTGCAGCACAACGTGCTCGCGATGTCGGGCCGCGCGGTAGAGGCCGCCGGCGACGTGTCGACGCTGCTGCTCGACAAGACGGGCACGATCACCTACGGCAACCGGCGGGCCTGCGAGTTCGTGCCGGTGACCGGTGCCGAGCAGGCCGAGCTGGTGCAGGCCGCCTACCTGTCGTCGCTGGCCGACGAGACACCCGAGGGCCGCTCGATCGTCGAGTTGGCGCTCGCGCAGGGCGCCTCGGCGCAGACCGTCGAGCGCGGGATCACGGTGCCGTTCACCGCGCAGACCCGGATGTCGGGTGTCGACCTGCCGGACGGCGCCGCCGTGCGCAAGGGTGCGGGCACGGCCGTCGGTGGCTGGCTGGCCGAGCACGGAGCACGGCTCGACGATGACACGCAGGCCACGATCGACCGCATTGCCGGCGACGGCGGCACCCCGCTGGTGGTCGGCTGCAGCGGCGCCCACGGCGCAGCCCGCGCCCTCGGCGTGGTGCACCTGAAGGACGTCGTGAAGCCGGGCATGCGTGAGCGGTTCGACGAGCTGCGCCACATGGGCATCCGCACTGTCATGATCACCGGCGACAACCCGCTCACCGCGGCCTCGATCGCTGCCGAGGCGGGGGTTGACGACTTCCTCGCCGAGGCCACTCCCGAAGACAAGATGCGGTTGATCAAGGCCGAGCAGGAGGGCGGACGGCTGGTGGCGATGACCGGCGACGGCACCAACGACGCACCGGCCCTCGCGCAGGCCGACGTGGGCGTCGCGATGAACACCGGCACCTCCGCCGCGAAGGAGGCCGGCAACATGGTCGACCTCGACTCCGACCCCACCAAGCTCATCGACATCGTCGGCATCGGCAAACAACTGCTGATCACCCGCGGCGCGTTGACCACCTTCTCGATCGCGAACGACATCGCGAAGTACTTCGCGATCATCCCGGCGATGTTCGTGCCGATCTTCCCCGGGCTGGCCCGGCTCGACGTGATGCGGTTGCACAGCCCCGAGTCGGCGATGCTGTCGGCCGTCATCTTCAATGCACTCATCATCGTGGCGTTGATTCCGTTGTCGCTCAGGGGAGTTCGCTACAGGGCGCTCAACGCGACCGCACTGTTGCGGCGCAACCTGCTGATCTACGGACTCGGCGGCGTCGTCGCGCCGTTCGTCGGTATCAAACTCATCGACCTGCTCGTGGGGCTGCTGCCCGGATTGAAGTGA
- the kdpA gene encoding potassium-transporting ATPase subunit KdpA, whose amino-acid sequence MNVGLQTALYLATVAAILAVVHVPLGNWIHRALTDPRDWRGERWIYRLVGVDPRVEQSWRSYAVAVVAFAAASIGLLFALIMAQELLPASFGRSQHWHTALNTAVSFTTNTNWQSYAGELGAGYPVAMAGLTVQNFVSAATGLAVAAALCRGIARSRGATIGNFWVDLVRGSVRVLLPLAAVAALVLVAGGVIQNLAGPHTIGTLAGGHQVIQGGPVASQEAIKELGTNGGGIFNANSAHPFENPNPFTNLFEIVLMLAIPFSMPRVYGLMVGDRRQGAVLVSVMGVLLAISAALGTWAEHATSLTGAGAMEGKEQRFGLVASMIFGASTTGTSTGAVNSMHDSMSPLGGGVLMVNMMLGEVSPGGVGTGLYGLLVFVLLTVFIAGLMVGRTPELLGKSIGRREITYAALATITTPMLVLLATGSAVVTPTAVSALTNSGPHGLSELLYAYTSASNNNGSAFAGLSSDQPFLNLTLAVSMLLGRFVPIVLVLALAGALVRQPRRAATAGTMPTHGGVFAALLVGIVLVVAGLTFLPALSLGPIAEALS is encoded by the coding sequence ATGAACGTGGGCTTGCAGACCGCGCTTTATCTGGCGACGGTGGCAGCGATCCTCGCGGTCGTGCACGTGCCGCTCGGCAACTGGATCCATCGGGCGCTCACCGACCCCCGGGACTGGCGCGGCGAACGGTGGATCTACCGGCTGGTGGGGGTCGACCCGCGCGTCGAACAGAGCTGGCGCTCCTACGCCGTAGCGGTCGTGGCGTTCGCAGCTGCTTCGATCGGGCTGCTGTTCGCGCTGATCATGGCGCAGGAGCTGCTGCCGGCGTCGTTCGGTCGCAGCCAGCACTGGCACACCGCCCTCAACACCGCGGTCTCCTTCACCACCAACACCAACTGGCAGTCGTACGCCGGTGAGCTGGGGGCCGGCTATCCGGTCGCCATGGCAGGCCTCACCGTGCAGAACTTCGTTTCCGCCGCCACCGGCCTTGCAGTGGCCGCCGCGCTGTGCCGCGGCATCGCCCGCAGTCGCGGCGCGACTATCGGCAACTTCTGGGTCGACCTCGTCCGCGGGTCGGTGCGGGTGCTGCTGCCGCTGGCCGCAGTGGCCGCGCTGGTGCTCGTGGCGGGCGGCGTGATCCAGAACCTCGCCGGCCCGCACACCATCGGCACGCTCGCGGGCGGCCACCAGGTGATCCAGGGCGGGCCGGTGGCCTCGCAGGAGGCGATCAAGGAGCTCGGCACCAACGGCGGCGGCATCTTCAACGCCAACTCGGCGCACCCGTTCGAGAACCCGAACCCGTTCACCAACCTGTTCGAGATCGTGCTCATGCTCGCGATCCCGTTCTCGATGCCGCGGGTCTACGGCCTGATGGTCGGCGACCGGCGGCAGGGCGCCGTACTGGTGTCGGTCATGGGCGTGCTGCTCGCCATCAGCGCTGCGCTCGGCACCTGGGCGGAGCACGCGACGTCGCTCACCGGAGCCGGCGCGATGGAGGGCAAGGAGCAGCGCTTCGGGCTCGTCGCCTCGATGATCTTCGGGGCGTCGACCACCGGCACGTCGACCGGGGCGGTCAACTCGATGCACGACTCGATGAGTCCGCTCGGCGGTGGCGTGCTGATGGTCAACATGATGCTCGGCGAGGTGTCGCCGGGCGGAGTCGGCACCGGCCTCTACGGCCTGCTGGTCTTCGTGTTGCTCACCGTCTTCATCGCGGGCTTGATGGTCGGCCGCACCCCCGAACTGCTCGGCAAGTCGATCGGTCGCCGCGAGATCACGTACGCCGCATTGGCCACCATCACGACGCCGATGCTGGTGCTGCTGGCCACCGGCTCCGCGGTGGTGACACCGACCGCCGTGTCGGCGCTCACCAACTCCGGCCCGCACGGCCTGTCGGAACTGCTGTACGCCTACACGTCCGCGTCGAACAACAACGGCTCGGCGTTCGCCGGCCTCAGCAGCGACCAGCCCTTCCTCAACCTCACCCTCGCGGTCAGCATGCTGCTCGGACGGTTCGTGCCGATCGTGCTCGTGCTGGCGCTCGCCGGGGCGTTGGTGCGTCAGCCGCGCCGCGCCGCCACCGCCGGCACCATGCCCACGCACGGCGGCGTGTTCGCCGCGCTGCTGGTCGGCATCGTGCTCGTCGTCGCCGGCCTCACCTTCCTGCCCGCTCTTTCGCTCGGCCCGATCGCGGAGGCCCTCTCATGA
- the kdpF gene encoding K(+)-transporting ATPase subunit F, which yields MENLVAGVIALALIGYLLYALIHPDRF from the coding sequence ATGGAAAATCTCGTCGCGGGCGTCATCGCGCTCGCCCTGATCGGCTACCTGCTGTACGCGCTGATCCACCCGGATCGGTTCTGA
- the rplA gene encoding 50S ribosomal protein L1, whose protein sequence is MARSKNYRKAAEKIGEGKVYAPIQAVRLAKDSATTKYDSTVEVAFRLGVDPRKADQMVRGTVNLPHGTGKTARVLVFANGDKAAAAEAAGADFVGSDDLIEKVAGGWTDFDAVVATPDLMGKVGRLGKVLGPRGLMPNPKTGTVTMDTAKAVSDIKGGKIEFRVDKHSNLHFIIGKASFDEKALVENYAAALEEILRLKPASSKGRYITKATMSTTMGPGIPLDSTVTRNLTSEDAVSEEA, encoded by the coding sequence ATGGCGCGCAGCAAGAACTACCGCAAGGCCGCCGAGAAGATCGGCGAGGGCAAGGTCTACGCCCCGATCCAGGCCGTCCGCCTGGCGAAAGACTCGGCGACCACCAAGTACGACTCGACCGTCGAGGTCGCGTTCCGTCTCGGTGTCGACCCGCGCAAGGCCGACCAGATGGTGCGTGGCACCGTCAACCTGCCGCACGGCACCGGTAAGACCGCCCGTGTGCTCGTCTTCGCCAACGGCGACAAGGCCGCCGCGGCCGAGGCTGCCGGCGCCGACTTCGTCGGTTCCGACGACCTGATCGAGAAGGTCGCCGGCGGTTGGACCGACTTCGACGCCGTGGTCGCCACCCCCGACCTCATGGGCAAGGTCGGTCGCCTCGGTAAGGTGCTCGGCCCGCGTGGTCTGATGCCGAACCCGAAGACCGGCACCGTCACCATGGACACCGCGAAGGCCGTCAGCGACATCAAGGGCGGAAAGATCGAGTTCCGCGTCGACAAGCACAGCAACCTTCACTTCATCATCGGCAAGGCGTCCTTCGACGAGAAGGCTCTCGTCGAGAACTACGCCGCTGCGCTCGAGGAGATCCTGCGTCTGAAGCCGGCGTCGTCGAAGGGCCGCTACATCACCAAGGCGACCATGTCGACCACGATGGGCCCGGGCATCCCGCTCGACTCCACCGTGACCCGCAACCTCACCTCCGAGGACGCGGTTTCCGAAGAGGCCTGA